Proteins encoded together in one Pelosinus sp. IPA-1 window:
- a CDS encoding ROK family transcriptional regulator produces MENVITNTFKIGSSNDEQTMNVIRRQGPISRVEIAKMTGLTPPTVTNITTKLLDLGLIVEDSIGESSGGRRPLLLKINNLLATVIIIYVRSEQMIGYVIDPEFQIQWEDHRSIKGKKPEDVLEIMMDIIIACQNMAKIPVLAVGVVVRGPVRIRDGVAVFIPNIGWKNAPLKDIIEERIGLPAFIENDVKALSNGEYYYGSVKEANSMILLKVSHGIGGGIIFNGALYRGVNDSAGEVGHTTIDVAGPICSCGNYGCLESLASENALVDMVVKAIKEGQESLIYDLVDGNLANVTPETIYQAADAKDELAIRMLGKVARYLGIGIANFVNIFNPEIVIIGGGIVRGRQYIEDIVRQIVKDRSFESCSSVLEISFLTTTTENTLKGAADIVFAEITESIWLGQR; encoded by the coding sequence GTGGAAAATGTCATAACAAATACGTTTAAAATAGGCAGCAGTAATGATGAGCAGACGATGAATGTGATTCGTCGTCAGGGCCCCATATCAAGAGTGGAAATCGCGAAAATGACAGGATTGACCCCTCCTACAGTTACTAATATCACTACCAAACTTTTGGATTTGGGGTTAATCGTAGAAGATAGTATTGGTGAGTCTAGCGGTGGTCGCAGGCCTTTGTTATTAAAGATTAATAATTTGCTTGCTACTGTAATTATTATTTACGTTCGTTCGGAACAGATGATAGGTTATGTGATTGATCCTGAGTTTCAAATACAATGGGAAGACCATAGAAGTATTAAGGGGAAAAAACCGGAAGACGTTCTTGAGATTATGATGGATATCATTATTGCCTGCCAAAACATGGCGAAAATTCCAGTACTTGCTGTAGGAGTCGTTGTTAGAGGTCCAGTTCGAATACGAGATGGAGTAGCAGTATTTATTCCTAATATTGGTTGGAAGAATGCGCCGCTTAAGGACATTATTGAAGAAAGAATTGGTTTACCTGCATTTATTGAAAATGATGTAAAAGCATTAAGTAATGGTGAGTACTATTATGGCTCGGTAAAAGAAGCCAATAGTATGATTCTATTGAAAGTCAGTCATGGTATTGGTGGTGGCATTATATTTAATGGTGCACTTTATCGAGGTGTAAATGACAGTGCTGGTGAAGTGGGTCATACTACGATTGATGTAGCTGGGCCAATATGCAGTTGTGGTAACTATGGATGTTTAGAATCACTAGCTTCTGAAAATGCTTTAGTTGACATGGTAGTCAAAGCAATAAAAGAAGGGCAAGAATCATTGATTTACGATTTAGTAGACGGAAATTTAGCAAATGTTACTCCTGAAACTATTTATCAGGCTGCAGATGCCAAAGATGAATTGGCAATTCGTATGTTAGGAAAGGTAGCCCGCTATTTGGGGATTGGCATCGCGAATTTTGTTAACATTTTTAATCCTGAAATTGTCATTATTGGCGGTGGAATCGTTAGAGGACGCCAGTATATTGAAGATATAGTTAGACAGATCGTAAAAGACAGATCCTTCGAAAGCTGTAGCAGTGTACTAGAAATCAGCTTTTTGACGACAACTACCGAAAATACACTAAAAGGTGCAGCTGACATTGTGTTTGCTGAGATTACAGAGTCAATATGGCTTGGACAACGGTAG
- a CDS encoding galactose ABC transporter substrate-binding protein — translation MKKNWKGLLISTLLAGALVAGCSSSTPPAAGDASKGGKNLIGVAIYKFDDTFMSGVRSAISKAAEGKAQLEIVDSQNSQPTQNDKVDLFINKKAKALAINPVDRNAAGVIVDKAKAANIPVVFLNREPLPEDMKKWDKVFYVGAKAEQSGIMEGQLVVDYFKAHPTKDGVIHYVMLKGEPGHQDAEMRTKFAIKAIEDAGMKVEKVAEDTAMWDRVKGQEKMAAFLAANEGKIDVVLANNDDMALGAIEALKAKGYFKDGKYMPVVGVDATAPALKALEEGTLFGTVLNDANNQGKATFNLANVLADGQTPTKENTGYTITDGKYVWIDYKKITKENMNEAK, via the coding sequence GTGAAAAAGAATTGGAAGGGACTCTTGATTTCAACGTTGTTAGCGGGGGCATTGGTAGCTGGATGTTCAAGCTCAACACCACCTGCTGCTGGGGATGCAAGTAAAGGTGGTAAGAACTTAATTGGTGTTGCGATCTACAAATTTGATGATACCTTTATGAGTGGTGTACGCAGTGCTATTTCTAAGGCTGCCGAAGGCAAGGCTCAATTAGAAATCGTTGATAGCCAAAATTCACAGCCTACCCAGAATGACAAGGTTGACTTATTTATTAACAAAAAAGCAAAAGCACTTGCTATTAATCCAGTTGATCGTAATGCAGCTGGCGTAATTGTTGATAAAGCAAAAGCTGCTAATATTCCTGTAGTATTTTTAAACCGTGAACCTCTTCCAGAAGATATGAAAAAATGGGATAAAGTTTTCTATGTAGGCGCTAAAGCTGAGCAATCAGGGATTATGGAAGGACAATTAGTTGTCGACTATTTCAAAGCTCATCCTACAAAAGATGGCGTAATTCACTATGTTATGCTCAAAGGTGAACCAGGTCACCAAGATGCTGAAATGCGCACTAAATTTGCCATTAAAGCAATCGAAGATGCTGGCATGAAGGTTGAAAAAGTGGCTGAAGATACTGCTATGTGGGATCGTGTAAAAGGTCAAGAAAAAATGGCAGCTTTCTTAGCAGCAAATGAAGGAAAAATCGATGTCGTATTAGCAAATAATGATGACATGGCTCTTGGTGCTATTGAAGCATTGAAAGCTAAAGGATATTTTAAAGATGGAAAATATATGCCTGTAGTAGGTGTTGATGCTACTGCTCCAGCTTTGAAAGCTTTAGAAGAAGGTACTTTGTTTGGAACAGTTTTAAACGATGCTAATAACCAAGGTAAAGCAACTTTTAATCTTGCAAATGTATTAGCTGATGGTCAGACACCGACAAAAGAGAACACTGGTTATACCATTACTGATGGTAAATATGTATGGATTGATTATAAGAAAATTACAAAAGAAAATATGAACGAAGCTAAGTAA
- a CDS encoding sugar ABC transporter ATP-binding protein codes for MTETNFLLEMNHISKEFPGVKALDDVTLKVRPGTVHALMGENGAGKSTLMKCLFGIYKQDAGEIILNGQKLDIHNSKDALNYGVSMIHQELHPIPHRDVMENVWLGRFPMKGIGPFQFVDHKKMYADTTALFEQLEIDINPNALVKTLSVSKIQSIEIAKAVSFNSKIIVMDEPTSSLTGTEVEQLFKIIRDLRKRGVSIIYISHKMEEILQISDEVTIMRDGKYIGTWNAAELTTDLIISKMVGRDLTQRFPERTNVPGEVVLRVENLTSPNPRSFKNVTFDLRKGEVLGVGGLVGAQRTELIEAIFGLRAIASGKFILNGKEIKIKSPADAKRHKIALLTEERRVTGIFPVLPITENTAIANLDAYQTPYFLLDEQKMKEDAVKSAERLRVKTPSVRELIKNLSGGNQQKVLLGRWLLMNPDILLLDEPTRGIDVGAKFEIYTIIAELAKQGKSIIMISSEMPEILGMSDRIMVMCEGRLTGIIDQKNATEREIMRHATLYMS; via the coding sequence ATGACAGAAACAAATTTTTTACTTGAAATGAATCATATCTCTAAAGAGTTTCCTGGGGTAAAGGCCCTAGATGATGTGACACTTAAAGTAAGGCCTGGTACTGTTCACGCCTTGATGGGGGAAAATGGTGCAGGAAAGTCTACATTAATGAAATGTCTTTTTGGGATATACAAGCAGGATGCTGGTGAAATCATTTTAAATGGACAGAAACTAGATATTCATAATTCTAAGGATGCCCTAAATTATGGAGTTTCCATGATTCATCAGGAATTGCATCCCATCCCTCATAGGGATGTTATGGAAAATGTATGGCTTGGACGTTTTCCAATGAAAGGTATTGGGCCTTTTCAATTCGTGGACCATAAAAAAATGTATGCTGATACAACCGCTTTGTTTGAGCAACTTGAAATTGACATCAATCCGAACGCATTAGTTAAAACCTTATCCGTATCTAAAATACAGTCTATAGAAATTGCTAAAGCCGTATCTTTCAATTCAAAAATTATCGTAATGGATGAACCAACCTCTTCATTGACTGGTACTGAAGTAGAGCAGCTGTTTAAGATTATACGTGATCTACGAAAAAGAGGAGTTTCTATCATTTATATATCTCATAAAATGGAAGAAATTCTCCAAATATCGGATGAGGTAACCATTATGCGTGATGGTAAGTATATTGGTACCTGGAACGCAGCAGAGTTGACTACGGATCTTATTATTTCTAAAATGGTTGGACGTGACCTAACGCAACGCTTTCCTGAACGTACAAATGTACCTGGCGAAGTTGTACTGCGAGTTGAGAATCTAACGTCACCAAATCCACGTTCCTTTAAAAACGTAACTTTTGATCTTCGAAAAGGAGAAGTATTAGGGGTTGGTGGTCTTGTAGGAGCACAACGTACAGAGTTAATTGAGGCAATCTTTGGATTGCGTGCAATAGCGTCAGGAAAATTTATTCTTAATGGTAAAGAGATTAAAATCAAATCACCAGCTGACGCAAAAAGACATAAAATAGCCTTGCTTACAGAGGAGCGTCGAGTAACGGGCATATTCCCCGTGTTACCCATAACGGAAAACACGGCAATTGCTAACCTTGATGCTTACCAGACACCTTATTTCTTGCTTGATGAACAGAAGATGAAAGAAGATGCAGTTAAGAGTGCTGAAAGGCTTCGAGTAAAAACGCCTTCAGTTAGAGAGTTAATTAAAAATTTATCAGGTGGAAACCAACAAAAAGTCTTATTAGGCCGTTGGCTTCTAATGAATCCTGATATACTGCTTCTTGATGAACCAACTCGTGGTATTGATGTTGGCGCAAAGTTTGAAATCTATACGATTATTGCTGAACTGGCTAAGCAAGGCAAGAGCATCATTATGATTTCTTCAGAAATGCCTGAGATATTAGGGATGTCTGACAGAATTATGGTAATGTGCGAAGGACGGCTTACTGGAATTATTGATCAAAAGAATGCTACAGAGCGGGAAATCATGCGTCATGCAACATTATACATGTCGTAA
- the mglC gene encoding galactose/methyl galactoside ABC transporter permease MglC, with translation MNFDTKKMNEFLLQYAIYGVLLVLIVAIAVYNSNFLSINTLRDILMQSSTRVIIALGAGFVLITAGVDLSAGRVVGLAAVLSGSMLQVADYSRRFFPDLPQLPIWIPIVIAILGGLIVGLLNGWIVAKFSVPPFIATLGTYVMVYGVNSIYFDMKPNESQPIGGLRSDFTTIGSGSFGTGPYSIPYIVLIALVVAFIVWVIFNKTKLGKNMYAIGGNMNAATVSGINVGLNLVLIYAIAGALYGFAGVLEAARTGGATNNYGNMYELDAIAACVVGGVSTTGGIGTVPGILVGVVIFTVINYGLTFVGMNPYWQLIIKGLIIVAAVAVDIRKYLTKK, from the coding sequence ATGAACTTTGATACAAAGAAAATGAATGAGTTCTTATTGCAATATGCAATATATGGTGTTTTGCTTGTGCTGATTGTAGCAATTGCCGTGTATAATTCAAATTTTTTATCGATAAATACCTTGCGTGATATTTTAATGCAATCTTCTACTCGGGTAATTATCGCCCTTGGGGCTGGTTTTGTTTTGATAACGGCAGGTGTCGACCTTTCTGCAGGGCGTGTTGTTGGTTTAGCAGCAGTATTATCAGGCTCTATGCTGCAAGTTGCAGATTATTCTCGAAGATTTTTTCCTGACTTACCTCAACTTCCAATTTGGATACCAATTGTTATTGCTATACTCGGTGGCCTTATTGTTGGTTTACTAAATGGGTGGATTGTAGCAAAATTCAGTGTGCCACCTTTTATTGCAACGTTAGGAACTTATGTAATGGTTTATGGCGTAAACTCGATTTATTTTGATATGAAACCCAACGAATCTCAGCCAATTGGCGGATTAAGATCCGATTTTACTACGATTGGTTCAGGGTCTTTTGGTACTGGTCCTTATTCGATACCTTACATAGTTCTCATAGCATTAGTAGTAGCCTTTATAGTTTGGGTTATTTTCAACAAAACAAAACTAGGGAAAAACATGTATGCCATCGGTGGTAATATGAATGCAGCAACCGTTTCGGGTATTAATGTAGGTCTTAACTTAGTTTTGATTTATGCAATTGCTGGAGCGCTTTATGGATTTGCTGGTGTGTTGGAAGCAGCAAGAACAGGTGGTGCTACAAACAATTATGGCAACATGTACGAACTAGATGCCATTGCGGCTTGTGTTGTCGGTGGTGTTTCGACAACAGGGGGTATTGGTACTGTACCTGGTATTTTAGTCGGGGTAGTTATTTTTACTGTTATCAATTATGGTTTGACATTTGTTGGTATGAATCCTTATTGGCAGCTGATTATAAAAGGTCTTATTATCGTAGCTGCTGTTGCCGTAGATATTCGGAAGTATCTTACAAAGAAATAA
- the leuS gene encoding leucine--tRNA ligase encodes MNERYVPKEIESKWQKHWAEHNTFKTELNRQRPEYYVLEMFPYPSGNLHMGHVRNYSIGDVIARFKSMQGYNVLHPMGWDSFGMPAENAAIKHGVHPAEWTWENIANMRRQQQELGLSYDWDREVATCHPDYYRWTQWLFLLFVERGLAYKKKAAVNWCNDCNTVLANEQVIDGCCWRCDSVVVKKELEQWFFKITEYADRLLSDLSELKGWPERVKTMQENWIGRSEGAEFTFAVADFEEEIAVYTTRHDTVFGVSYVVLAPEHKLVEKLIAGKENEQAVRQFVEKVRNMSEISRTSSEFEKEGMFTGAYAVNPFTGEKVPIWVANYVLVEYGTGAVMGVPAHDERDWQFANKYKLTKKLVIQPEGQELTIESMTGAYDGDGVIVNSGQFTGMKSEAGKVAIAKWLEEQGYGKRRVNYRLRDWLVSRQRYWGAPIPLINCPSCGSVPVPKDQLPVLLPENVNFSAGSVSPLAKVEEFVNCTCPECGGAAKRETDTMDTFICSSWYYMRYTDPKNMLAPFDSTKADYWAPVDQYIGGIEHAILHLLYSRFFTKVLKDAGLINVNEPFKNLLTQGMVIKDGSKMSKSKGNVVSPEEIIAKYGADTARLFILFAAPPERDLEWNDQAVEGSYRFLGRLWRIIDHYASFMAGEETEYDSSTLTKDERNLRRVLHGTIKKVTEDIGDRFNFNTAISSIMELVNAMYTIKDQNVSLNPGLVRETVSSLLCLLAPFAPHITEELWSETIGQGSVHKQLWPVFDEKAIELEEVEIVVQMNGKVKEKIVVSATLNANELEEKVLGEEKVQALLSGKEVIKVIAVPGKLVNIVAR; translated from the coding sequence ATGAATGAAAGATATGTTCCTAAAGAAATTGAATCCAAATGGCAAAAGCACTGGGCTGAGCATAATACTTTTAAGACAGAGCTAAATCGTCAGCGCCCGGAATATTACGTTCTGGAAATGTTCCCTTATCCATCGGGCAATTTACATATGGGTCATGTTCGCAATTATTCCATAGGTGATGTAATTGCTAGATTTAAAAGCATGCAAGGTTATAATGTTCTTCATCCAATGGGATGGGATTCCTTTGGTATGCCTGCAGAAAATGCAGCAATTAAACATGGTGTTCATCCAGCAGAATGGACTTGGGAAAATATAGCAAATATGCGCCGTCAACAACAAGAATTAGGGCTATCCTACGACTGGGATAGAGAGGTCGCTACATGTCACCCTGACTATTATCGTTGGACGCAATGGTTATTCTTGTTATTCGTGGAACGTGGACTTGCTTATAAGAAAAAAGCCGCGGTAAATTGGTGTAATGACTGTAATACGGTACTAGCAAATGAACAGGTAATTGATGGCTGCTGTTGGCGCTGTGATTCCGTCGTGGTGAAAAAAGAATTAGAACAGTGGTTCTTCAAAATAACAGAATATGCAGATCGACTCTTAAGTGATCTTAGCGAATTAAAAGGCTGGCCTGAGCGAGTCAAAACTATGCAAGAAAATTGGATTGGTCGCAGTGAAGGGGCCGAGTTTACCTTTGCCGTAGCTGACTTTGAAGAAGAAATCGCTGTCTATACAACTAGGCATGATACCGTTTTTGGGGTAAGTTATGTGGTATTAGCCCCTGAACATAAACTGGTTGAGAAACTTATTGCTGGTAAAGAAAATGAACAGGCTGTTCGCCAATTTGTAGAAAAAGTAAGAAATATGAGCGAAATTAGTCGTACTTCTAGTGAATTTGAGAAGGAAGGCATGTTTACTGGGGCGTATGCAGTCAATCCTTTTACTGGTGAAAAAGTGCCAATTTGGGTAGCTAATTATGTATTAGTGGAATATGGTACGGGAGCAGTAATGGGGGTTCCAGCACATGACGAACGAGATTGGCAATTCGCTAATAAATATAAATTAACAAAAAAATTAGTAATACAGCCTGAAGGACAAGAGCTAACGATTGAATCTATGACAGGTGCCTATGATGGCGATGGTGTTATCGTAAATTCCGGACAATTTACAGGTATGAAGAGTGAAGCTGGGAAGGTTGCAATTGCAAAATGGTTGGAAGAACAAGGTTATGGCAAACGGCGTGTAAATTATCGCTTACGTGACTGGTTAGTTTCGCGTCAGAGGTATTGGGGCGCACCAATTCCCCTTATTAATTGTCCTAGCTGTGGTAGTGTACCTGTGCCTAAAGATCAGCTACCTGTATTATTACCGGAAAATGTTAATTTCAGTGCAGGTTCTGTTTCGCCTCTAGCTAAAGTGGAAGAATTTGTAAATTGCACATGCCCTGAATGTGGCGGTGCTGCTAAACGTGAGACAGATACTATGGACACTTTTATTTGTTCTTCTTGGTATTATATGCGTTACACAGATCCGAAGAATATGTTAGCACCTTTTGATTCTACAAAAGCAGACTATTGGGCACCTGTAGATCAATATATTGGTGGCATTGAACATGCTATATTGCATCTCTTGTATTCAAGATTTTTTACTAAAGTATTAAAAGATGCTGGTTTAATAAATGTGAATGAGCCTTTCAAAAACTTGCTAACACAGGGTATGGTTATTAAAGATGGTTCTAAAATGTCTAAGTCAAAAGGCAATGTAGTATCTCCTGAGGAAATTATTGCAAAATATGGCGCGGATACAGCCCGATTATTTATTCTATTTGCGGCACCACCTGAGCGTGATTTAGAATGGAATGACCAAGCAGTAGAAGGTTCTTATCGTTTCTTAGGACGCTTATGGCGTATTATTGATCATTATGCTTCTTTCATGGCAGGGGAAGAAACTGAGTATGATAGTAGTACTCTTACTAAGGATGAACGTAATCTTAGACGTGTATTGCATGGGACAATTAAAAAGGTAACGGAAGACATTGGCGATCGTTTTAATTTTAATACAGCTATCAGCTCTATCATGGAATTAGTAAATGCCATGTATACTATTAAAGATCAGAATGTATCTCTAAATCCTGGATTAGTGAGGGAAACTGTTTCAAGCTTATTATGCTTATTAGCTCCTTTTGCACCTCATATTACAGAAGAATTGTGGAGTGAAACGATTGGTCAAGGTAGTGTTCACAAACAGTTGTGGCCTGTTTTTGATGAAAAAGCAATTGAACTTGAAGAAGTAGAAATTGTTGTACAGATGAATGGCAAGGTAAAAGAGAAGATTGTTGTTTCTGCTACTTTAAATGCCAATGAATTGGAAGAGAAGGTTCTAGGGGAGGAAAAAGTACAAGCTTTGCTGTCAGGTAAAGAAGTGATAAAAGTAATTGCCGTACCAGGAAAGTTAGTTAATATTGTAGCACGTTAA
- a CDS encoding NUDIX domain-containing protein, which produces MIDAKNGFFRDCDKSAYIQSSNTVDMVIFSAIDGEDKDPRRLPDKVLQILLVKKKKDPLSTKESESQQGKWALPGGFVNYEESIDEAAVRELKAETNLENVYMEQLYTWGRVYPDLRRRVISTSYMALVDREKFIVKSGEDAEDVRWFNVSSKVIGKIKSPTANGYILEKTFEIIVENEEITIKDHVMVKTIVEGHISKTENTYIENKNGLAFDHAKVIQYALDRMKNKVMYTDIAFSLMPELFTLTELQKVYEVLYSRELADAYFRKKVKRMLTKTTLLSEGKRFRPSKLYRFNPKWTEKDDEEFCVKNDE; this is translated from the coding sequence ATGATTGATGCTAAAAATGGTTTTTTTAGAGATTGTGATAAAAGTGCCTATATACAATCATCTAATACAGTTGATATGGTTATCTTTAGTGCGATTGATGGTGAAGATAAGGATCCTAGACGTCTCCCTGACAAGGTTCTGCAAATATTATTAGTAAAGAAGAAAAAAGATCCCTTATCGACGAAAGAAAGTGAATCTCAGCAAGGTAAATGGGCGCTGCCAGGTGGGTTTGTAAATTACGAAGAAAGTATTGACGAAGCTGCCGTAAGGGAGTTAAAGGCGGAGACCAATCTAGAAAATGTGTATATGGAACAACTGTATACCTGGGGACGGGTCTACCCTGATCTTCGACGTAGAGTAATCAGTACATCTTATATGGCTTTAGTAGATAGAGAAAAGTTTATTGTAAAATCCGGTGAAGACGCAGAGGATGTAAGATGGTTCAATGTTAGTAGTAAGGTAATCGGAAAAATAAAAAGTCCAACAGCAAATGGTTACATTCTTGAAAAGACATTTGAGATTATAGTTGAAAATGAGGAAATTACGATAAAAGACCATGTTATGGTCAAAACAATAGTAGAAGGTCATATTTCTAAAACGGAAAACACCTATATTGAGAATAAGAATGGCTTGGCCTTTGACCATGCGAAAGTTATTCAATATGCTCTTGATAGAATGAAAAATAAAGTAATGTATACAGATATCGCCTTTAGTTTGATGCCAGAATTATTTACGCTTACTGAATTACAAAAAGTATATGAAGTATTATATAGCCGAGAATTGGCAGATGCTTATTTTAGAAAAAAAGTAAAGCGAATGCTGACAAAAACCACTCTGTTATCTGAGGGGAAACGTTTTAGGCCTTCAAAACTTTATCGTTTTAATCCTAAATGGACGGAAAAGGACGATGAGGAATTTTGTGTAAAAAATGATGAATAA
- a CDS encoding nicotinate phosphoribosyltransferase: protein MAIFNGERLAAEIFKIEADKIRRGWYSDKYFSNNVILLEALAKEGYHFAGNSDIKEIDCSTVPVGDVEVEMQFFTRRRPCSLVAGVDEALAIIKMCTGYFNDDGQFINTYSQLEVEAVQDGTFVYYDGDPLSVQPVLRIRGRYRDFAKLETVILGVIAEPTRIATNVYNTLVASRAKDILFFPARFAHYKMQALHGYAYSIAIQAYNQKYSKKNCRFVSTDEQGTWWGGEGGGTIAHATICCFMGDTVETMMQYSRIFPKEVSRLVLVDFHNDCVGETKAVMAAMFVKYLAYFKAGQLEEAEKYKLYGVRPDTSKNMRDKSIVPTGNKQQDMGVSPRLVWNLREAIDTVYTEWDLTPEEIVIAKEWCEQIKICVTGGFNAKKIREFEEMDVPVDIYGVGSSLLENSDETNNDFTADIVRIKVNGEWRNLSKIGRSVCENPNLERIE, encoded by the coding sequence ATGGCTATATTTAATGGAGAAAGATTAGCAGCAGAAATTTTTAAAATTGAGGCAGATAAAATACGACGAGGTTGGTATTCTGATAAATATTTTAGTAACAATGTAATATTGCTTGAAGCGTTGGCAAAGGAAGGATATCATTTTGCTGGTAATAGTGATATTAAAGAAATAGATTGTTCCACCGTACCGGTTGGCGATGTGGAAGTGGAGATGCAATTTTTTACACGGAGAAGACCTTGTAGTTTGGTGGCAGGAGTAGATGAGGCTCTTGCGATTATAAAAATGTGTACGGGGTACTTTAATGATGACGGGCAATTCATAAATACTTATAGCCAACTAGAGGTGGAGGCTGTACAAGATGGTACGTTTGTCTATTATGATGGTGATCCTTTAAGTGTTCAACCTGTTCTGAGGATTCGCGGTCGCTATCGAGATTTTGCAAAACTAGAAACAGTGATACTTGGAGTTATTGCTGAACCCACTCGTATTGCGACGAATGTATATAACACTCTAGTTGCTAGTCGTGCGAAAGATATTTTGTTTTTTCCTGCACGTTTTGCCCACTATAAGATGCAAGCCTTGCATGGGTATGCATATTCTATAGCAATTCAGGCTTATAATCAAAAATACAGTAAAAAGAATTGCCGTTTTGTCAGTACCGATGAACAGGGTACCTGGTGGGGGGGCGAGGGCGGAGGCACTATCGCTCATGCGACAATTTGCTGTTTCATGGGAGACACTGTAGAGACCATGATGCAATACTCTAGGATTTTCCCAAAAGAAGTTTCTAGACTAGTGCTAGTTGATTTTCATAATGACTGTGTTGGTGAAACGAAAGCTGTAATGGCAGCTATGTTTGTAAAATATCTTGCTTACTTTAAAGCGGGACAGCTAGAAGAAGCGGAAAAATATAAACTATATGGAGTACGCCCTGATACTTCTAAAAATATGCGGGATAAGTCTATTGTACCCACAGGAAATAAGCAACAAGATATGGGGGTATCACCAAGGCTCGTGTGGAACTTGCGAGAGGCAATTGATACAGTGTATACTGAATGGGATCTGACACCAGAAGAAATAGTGATTGCTAAAGAATGGTGTGAACAAATCAAAATTTGTGTTACCGGAGGGTTCAACGCCAAGAAAATTCGTGAATTTGAAGAGATGGATGTGCCTGTAGATATTTATGGAGTTGGCTCATCTTTGCTGGAGAATTCTGATGAAACCAATAATGATTTCACGGCAGATATTGTTCGTATAAAAGTAAATGGTGAGTGGCGTAATCTTTCTAAGATTGGCCGGTCTGTGTGTGAAAATCCTAATTTGGAGCGGATTGAATAA
- a CDS encoding ComEA family DNA-binding protein: MLEQRNKLLFIVMLAVLIVAGSFYSFWQKSSISASTSSSEALAKSAPISEEKNSEIFVYISGAVHNPGVFKASQNARVFDIVAMAGGLTSDADVTKINMAQSVKDGAHLHVVERAIVQGNNVAAGLNKSKVGGSNTVNINTAEKNELDALPGVGPALAERIIEYRQTNGSFKDIDELKKVPGIGSSKFEKMKEKISI, from the coding sequence GTGCTTGAGCAAAGGAATAAATTATTATTTATTGTGATGCTGGCGGTATTAATTGTAGCAGGTAGTTTTTATAGTTTTTGGCAGAAGAGTTCAATATCAGCGTCGACATCTTCTAGTGAAGCCCTAGCTAAAAGTGCTCCTATTAGCGAAGAAAAAAACAGTGAAATTTTTGTGTATATAAGTGGAGCAGTTCATAACCCAGGTGTATTTAAAGCCTCACAGAATGCAAGAGTTTTTGATATCGTTGCTATGGCTGGTGGTCTTACCTCTGATGCCGATGTAACAAAAATTAACATGGCACAGAGTGTAAAAGATGGTGCGCATCTTCATGTAGTGGAGAGGGCAATAGTCCAAGGTAACAACGTAGCTGCTGGCTTAAACAAGAGTAAGGTGGGTGGCAGCAATACCGTTAATATTAATACTGCAGAAAAAAACGAATTGGATGCATTGCCTGGGGTAGGGCCAGCATTAGCAGAGCGTATTATAGAATATCGTCAGACCAATGGTAGTTTTAAAGATATTGACGAATTAAAGAAGGTCCCAGGAATTGGGTCAAGCAAATTTGAGAAAATGAAAGAGAAAATAAGTATCTGA